CAGCAGTGGGCACAGGAGGAGCCTGACGCTGCGCCTGCCTATCACCGCGTGGAGGGCGTCGGCAGCGTCGACGAGATTACGCGCAAGGTGACCGAGGCGCTGGACGGATAACGTCTGGCTACAGGTCGTTTCTGAATGGCCCGCCTCGGCGGGCCATCGTCGTCATGGGCCATCGTCCCGCGTCACGCGGCGGCGTATAATGATCCGCCCATGCCCTGACCCGACGCTTCCCTATGCCGAACCTGCTGGCTCTCGATGCCTCCTCCAGCGCCTGCTCCGCCGCCCTGCTGATCCAGCGTGGTGGCGGCGAACCGAGGCTGGTGTCCCGTTTTGCCCTGACCCCCCGCGAACATACCCGCCGGCTGCTACCGATGGTCGACGAGGTGCTGGCCGAGGCGGGCCTGACCGTCGCCGAGCTGGACGCCGTGTCCTATGGGCGTGGCCCCGGCTCCTTCACCGGGCTGCGCATCGCCGCCGGCACGGCCCAGGGGCTGGCCTACGGCCTGGACCTGCCGCTGCTCGGCGTGTCGACCCTCGAGGCGCTGGCCCTCGCGGCTCATCGTCGTCACGGTGTCGCGAATGTGGTCACCGCCATGGATGCGCGCATGGGCGAGATCTACGTCGCCGCCTGGCGCTGTCGTGACGGTGCGACCGAGCCACTGCTCGCGGAGGCCGTGATGCCGCCCGAGCAGCTTCAGCTGCCCCCGGCCGACGGCCGCGAGGGCTGGTACGCCATCGGCTCGGGTTGGTCGCTGTGGGAGGCGATGCCGGCCGAGGTGCAGGCAGCCATCAGCCGGCGCGACGCCGAAGCCGAGCCGGCGGCCGAGGAAATGGTACTGCTGGCCGCCCGAGACTATGCCCAGGGGGCTCGTCCTGCCGCCCATGAGACCCAGCCGATCTACCTGCGCGACCAGGTGGCGTGGCAGAAGGGCAAATGAACCGTCGCGACCGGCCGCGAGACACTGAGTCAGAAAGTGGCGAGCTGACGTTGCGCCGCGAAGGGGATGCCCTGGTGCTGGCCGGCGACCCGGCCCGCTACGGCAAGCCGCTCAGGGTCGATTTTGCCGAAGGCCGTGCCGCCCATCGGCGCCGCTTCGGCGGTGGACGGGGGCAGCTCATCGCCCGTGCTTGCGGTCTGGCGGCCGGCGTGACCCCTAGCGTAATCGATGCCACCGCCGGCCTGGGGCGCGACGCCTTCGTGCTGGCGAGCCTCGGCGCCGAGGTGCTGCTGATCGAGCGCGTGGCGGCGATCCATGCCCTGCTGGAGGATGGCCTGGCGCGCGCCGCCGCCGACCCCGAGGCGGCGGCGATCGTCGCCCGCATGCACCTGGTGCATGGCGACGCCGTTCGCGACCTCGCCGCGCTGGTCGCCGCCGGCCCGGTGGCGCCCCAGGTGATTCACCTCGACCCCATGTTCCCCCACCGCGAGAAGTCGGCGCTGGTGAAGAAGGAGATGCGTCTGTTCCGCGAGCTCGCCGGCGACGATGCCGACGCGCCGCGGCTGCTCGAGGTGGCGCTGGACGTGGCCAGCCACCGCGTGGTGGTCAAGCGGCCACGCAAGGCACCGCCCATTGAGGGCCCGGCGCCGCAGCACGCCATCGAAGGCAAGACCAGCCGCTACGACCTCTATGTCCATCGCTCCTTGAAGGCTTGATACGGCCGAGCCGGCTAGCCGTGGCTGATGAGCTGCAATCGGTGGCGCAGGGCTGGATCGTACAGCTCGCCGGTTCGCTGCGCGGCGCTACGCAGCCGCTCGTCATACCAAAGCCGCTCTTCCCGCATCCAGATCCAGCCCTCGGCCTCCAGGCTGTCGATCAGGCTGGCGAACAGCTTGCGATCGAAGAATTCCGGTGCGTCGCGTCCGGTGAGCAGGGCCAGGCGCTCGGTCAACTGCTGGCTGCGTTCCGCCAGGGCTTCGCGCCCCAGTGTGCCGGCCGGCTGGCTGAGCAGGATCGTCAGCAGCAGGTAGCCGCGCTCCAGCGAGGGCTGCATCAGCCTCGCCAGCAGGCGTAGCTGCTCGCCGGCCTCCAGCGTGCCGGGCCGTTGCCAGCCATCGGCATGGGGTTGCAGCAGGCCCTCCTGGCACAGCACCTCCAGCATGGCGGGTAGCGCCTGGGGCAGGGCGGCCGGCTCGAGGAACAGCTCTCGGGCCAGGATCGGCCAGGGGGGACCGAGCTGCGCCTGGAGGCTGTCGAGGTCGTGGCGTGGGGCATGGCGGAAGGCGAAGGCGGCGAGGCCGGGCAGGGCGAAGAGGTGCAGCACGTTGTTGCGATACCACACCAGCAGGCTGGCCTGTTCCGCCGTCGCCGTGAGAATGTCGCCCAGCGCATGGGGGCGGCGCTCGATCATGCCCAGCGCCACGACTTCGTCGATCCAGGCGTCGGGCTCGCCCCGAGGCAGGCTGACGTGCTGCCCCCCGGGCCCGTGGCGCTGCAGGGCGGCCAGCAGGGCGAGCTGGCGTGCCATCAGGCTGGCCTCGATGGCGTGATGCGGCGTGGCCAGCAGTACCAGCGCCACCAGGTTGACCGGGTTGAGCGCCGCCGCGGCGTTGATGCGCCGGGCCAGCTCGTCGCCGAGCCGCGGCACGGCCTGGTTGAGCCAGGCCGGCTTGGCCGGGCCGAGATCGTCGCGCCAGCCCGGCGTGGTGTCATCGAGCCAGGGGCCGAGCGCCAGCGGCTCGCCGACGTTGACCGTGACCTTGCCGAACGGCTGGCGCAACTGGCCGAGCACACGCAGCAGGGCCAAGGGCGTCTCCTTGCGCTTCTTGCCGCCGCGCAGCTCGCGCTGGTAGCTGGCGTTCTCGATGATGCGCTCGTAGCCGACGTAGACGGGAACGAAGGCGAGCCGGGGCGGGCTGGTGCCCGCGGCGCTGCGGCAGAACGAGCGCAGCGTCATCGACAGCATGCCGGGGCGTGGCGCGAGCATGCGCCCGCTGCGCGAGCGGCCGCCCTCGATGAAGTACTCCAGCGGATGGCCGCGCTCCAGCAGGCGGTGCAGGTACTCATTGAAGACCGCGGCGTAGAGCGGTTTGTCGCGGAAGCTGCGGCGCAGGAAGAAGGCCCCGCCGCGGCGCAGCAGCGGGCCGATCAGCGGCATGTTCAGGTTGCGCCCGGCGGCGATGTGCGGCGGCATCAGGCCGTCGCGATAGAGCACGTAGGAGAGCAGCAGGTAATCGATGTGGCTGCGATGGCAGGGCACGTAGACCAGCGTATGATCGCCGGCCAGCGCCTTGACCCGTTCGAGCCCGCGTACCTCGACGCCGTCGTAGAGCCGGTTCCACAGCCGGCGCAGCAGGCCGTCCATGAAGCGCAGCACCGGATAGGTCATGTTCGAGGCGATCTCGCGGCCGTAGCGCAGGGCGCGCCGCTGGAGCCGCTGCGGGGAGCGCTTCTCGGCCGGCGCCAGCTCGCCGATCACCCGACGCACCTCGGGGCTCGCCGCCACGCCCTCGATCAAGGTACGGCGGTGCGAGAGGTCGGGGCCAAGCACGCGCGTGCGCATGCGCCGGAAATGAACGCGCAGCAGGCGTGCGCTCTTGCGATTGGCCACGGCGGGGCCTCGCGCGTCCAGCAGGTCGCGAAGCTTGAGCGGCGCGCCGAAGTGCACCTCCACGCTCTTGCCATTGACCAGCACCGACAGCGCTCGGCGCAGGCGCCCGGTCAACTGCCAGCTGTCGGCCGCCAGCAGATGCCAGAAGCCGAAGCGCTTGCCCGGCGCGCGCCCCCAGAACACGCTCACCGGAACGAGCTGGATATCGGCCTCGGGGTGCTCGGCGAGGTACTCCAGCGCCTGGCGGAAGGGCGCCTCCAGGGCGCGCCTGTGCTGCCATAGCCGGCGCTGCCTGGCGGGCAGTGCGACACTGGCCGGCAGCTCGCGATCCTCCAGGCGGATTCTGCCGCGTGACGGCGGAAGCCCATGGCGCTGGCACAGCACGTCGAGCAACAGGGCGTCGGAGAGCGCCGGGTGGGGCAGCACGTAGAGGGTGGGGTGGGCAGGGTCGAGGGGCAGGTCGCCGGGGTCGGGTTCGATGAGGCGGGTCTCGACCCAGGCCTTGATCAAGCCCTTCCAAGGGGCGTGAAGTGCAGCGAGCAGAGTCTGGGCTAGGGCCATCCGATTGCCTCGAGGTCGAATCGAGGGGCCAGTATAGCCATGGCGCCAGGCTCGGGTCAGGTGCTTTCCCTCGACGGGCAAACGTGCGTCAATCACGGCAGGCAAGGAGACGGGAGGCGTGCCATGCATGGCATGTGGCGGGACGGCAATCGGTTCGAGCTGCTGGCGGAGTCGTCGTGCTTCCTGCCGGCGATGTTCACGGCCATGGAGCGGGCGCGCCGTTCGATCCTCGTCGAACTCTACCTGATGGAGTCGGGAGAGCTGGCCACGACGCTGATCGATACGCTGTGCCGTGCCGCGACGCGCGGCGTGACGGTCGCGCTGATGCTGGATGCCTATGGCTCCATGGGGCTGGGCGGCGAGGATCGACGCCGCCTGGAGCAGGCCGGCGTGGCGCTGCGGCTGTTCAACCCGCTGGGGCTGCACTCGCTGGCACGCAACCTGACCCGTGACCATCGCAAGCTGGTGGTGGTCGACGGCGCCGTCGCCTTCACCGGCGGCTTCGGCGCGGTCGATGAGTTCCTGAAAGCCTGGTACGAGGTGGCGGTGCGTATCGAGGGGCCGGTCGTTGCCGATTGGGTACGGCTGTTCTCGCGGGTATGGGATTCGCCGATGACGCGTGGCGCCGGCGATGCGGCTCTGGTACGCCACCTCCAGCTCGAGTTCCACCCACACGAGGACTACCACGCCATGCGTGGCCGCGTGGTGTGGGGGCAGGGCTATCGCTACCAGGCCATCCGCCACTCGCTGTATGGCCGGGTGTCGTCGGCCCAGCGTCGCATCTGGCTGTGCACGCCCTATTTCGTGCCCACCTTCAGCCTGCGCATGCGGTTGGCCCGTGCGGCTCGCCGCGGCGTCGACGTACGCCTGCTGCTGCCCGGCCAAGGCCACGACCACCCCTGGGTGCGCTATGCCGGCCAGCGCTTCTACCGGCGCCTGCTGCGCGCCGGCGTGCGCATCTTCGAGTTCCAGCCCACCTTCATTCACGCCAAGTTCTCGCTGGTCGACCAGTGGTCGAGCCTGGGCTCGTGCAACTTCGACCACTGGAGCCTGCACTGGAACCTGGAAGCCAACCAGGAGGTGGAGGATACCCGCTTCGCCGGCGAGGTGGCGGCGCTGTTCGAGCGCAACTTCACCGCCAGCCACGAGATCACCTACCAGGCCTGGGTGCGGCGCCCGCGCTGGCAGCGCTTCAAGGAGTGGCTGTTCGGCAGCTTCGATGCCTGGCTGACGCGGCTGCGCTAGCCACGAGCCACGAGCCACGAGCTAAACTTCTGCCCGAAGCCCGAAGCCCGAAGCCCGAAGCCCGAAGCCCGAAGCCCGAAGCCCGAAGCCCGAAGCCCGAAGCCCGAAGCCCGAAGCCCGAAGCCGGGAACGCTTACCGCTTGCCCTTGCCTCGGCCCGCGGGTTTCTTCTTGCGCGGCACCGGCTTGGGTGTCTCGGGCGGTACCCGATAGTGCAGGTAGAGGTCCAGCACCAGGTCGGGCAGCTGGGCGGCCAGCGACTCCAGGCGCGCGGTGTCCGCCGTCATGTCGGCCATGTCCGGCTCGTCGTCGAACAGGCCGGAGAGCGCCATGAACGGCAGCAGCAGGGTGGCGACCGTCTCCTCGTCCTGCTCGAACCAGGCGGCCTCGTCGAGGAACACCCCCTCCATGAAGCCGGCGCACCAGTCGCCGATGGGCGTCTCCTCCGGGACCGAGCCGTCCAGGGTGAGTTCGAAGGGCAGCTCGGGCAGGCCGCCCTGCTCCAGGGTGTCGATGGCGTTGCCGCGAAGTTTCTCCAGCAGGCCCAGTATCTCGCTGCGCTCGGCGTCGTCGGTAAAGCTCGGCTCGCCGTGGAACAGCTCGGCCACCCAGGCAGCGGCCTCGATCTCGCGTGGCGCCACGGCCAGGGCGACGAGAAAACCATGGGCCGAGATCAGGTCCAGAGCATCGGGATCGACGCGCTCGGAGTCGAGAAACTCATCGAGGCGCTCGAGTTCGTCGTCCTCGAGCAGGGGCTGGGGCAGGGGCGTATCGGACATCGGGCCTCTCGCATGGCATCGTGAAGGCGGAACGTGGCCGCGCTGGGCTGGACAGCGCCGTGGCGGGACGTCATTTTAGCACCCATGAAACGACCTGCGCTCTCCGATCCCTGCCCCGAGTGGCTGGCAAGTCTCGACGATGCCGCGCTACACCACGCCCTGCTGGAGCGGGTGGAGGTGGCCTGGCAGCTGTGTCGCGACTACCATCCCAGGCTGCCCCGGCCCGGGGTCTGGTGCGACCTGCGTGGCAAGTGCGCCGGCCAGGCCCACTACGGCCGTGGCGGGCTGCGCTTCAACCCGGTGCTGTACCGCGAGAACCGCCATGCCTTTCTCAGCGAGGTGGTGCCCCACGAGATGGCTCACTGGCTGGTCCGGCACCTGAGCGATGGTCATCGGGCCAAGCCCCACGGGCGCGAGTGGCGCACCGTGATGACACGGCTGTTCGGGCTCGAGCCGCGGGTGACCCATCGCTTCGATGTCGAACGCGCGAGCCCCACGCCTTATCGCTATCATTGTGGCTGCCAGGAGCACTTCTTCACTTCACGTCGTCACTCGCTGGCGCGCAATGGACGCCGCTACCGCTGTTTGTCGTGTGCTCAGACCTTGGTCTATCAGCCCTTTGTAGAGCATGGAAAAGTTACTACAAATGTATGATTCATAAAGAAAAAATCGTGATACCAAGGTCTAAGAGTTAGGCCCGCTTCGACGGTATATGCTGAAGGGCGAATCTGATGCCGGCGCAATCCATAACAAGGCAGCCGGTAACATCCACCGAGAGGGTGCATCTCCTGGAAGAGGCTAGCCAATGACCGATCAGAAAGTCTATCCGGTACGCGACGACATCGCCGCCAATGCCTGGATCGATCGTGACAAGTATCAGGCCCTGTACAAGCAGTCCGTCGACGACCCCGAGGGGTTCTGGGCCGAGCAGGCCAAGCGCATCGACTGGTTCAAGGCGCCGACGAAGATCAAGCATACCTCCTACGATCCGCATAACGTCGACATTCGCTGGTTCGAGGACGGCACCCTGAACGCCAGCGTGAGCTGCCTCGACAGGCACCTGGAGACACGCGGCGACCAGACCGCGATCATCTGGGAAGGCGACGATCCCAAGGATTCCAAGCACGTCAGCTACCGCGAGCTGTATACCAAGACCTGCCAGCTGGCCAACGCACTCAAGGAGCTCGGCGTTCGCAAGGGCGACGTGGTCACCCTCTACATGCCGATGATCCCAGAGGCGGCGGTGGCCATGCTGGCCTGCGCCCGCATCGGCGCCGTGCACTCGGTGGTGTTCGGCGGCTTCTCCCCCGATGCCCTGGCCCAGCGCATCATCGGCGCCGACTCCAAGCTCGTCATCACCGCCGACGAGTCGGTGCGCGGTGGCAAGCAGGTGCCGCTCAAGGACAACGTCGATGCCGCCCTGACCCGCAAGGGCACCGAGGTGTGCGAGAACGTGCTGGTGGTCAAGCGCACCGGTGGCGAGATCGAGTGGAGGGAGGGCCGCGACCTCTGGTACCACGACCTGGTCGACAAGCAGGCGACCGACTGCCCGGCCGAGGAGATGAACGCCGAGGATCCGCTGTTCATCCTCTACACCTCCGGCTCCACCGGCGCGCCCAAGGGGCTCAAGCACACCACCGGCGGCTACCTGGTCTACGCCAGCCTGACCCACCAGTATATCTTCGACTATCAGGACGGCGAGGTGTACTGGTGCACCGCCGACGTGGGCTGGGTCACCGGCCACAGCTACATCGTCTACGGCCCGCTGGCCAACGGCGCCGTCACGCTGATGTTCGAGGGCGTGCCGAGCTACCCGACCCACGGCCGCATGGGCGAGATCGTCGACAAGCACAAGGTCAACATCCTCTACACCGCACCGACCGCCATCCGCGCACTGATGGCGCACGGCGACGACGTGATGAACTCGAGCAAGCGCGACACGCTGCGCGTGATGGGCTCGGTGGGCGAGCCGATCAACCCCGAGGCGTGGGAGTGGTACTACCGCGTGATCGGCAACTCCCAGTGTCCGATCGTCGACACCTGGTGGCAGACCGAGACCGGCGGCATCATGATTTCGCCGCTGCCGGGCGCCATCGACCTCAAGCCGGGCTCGGCCACGCTGCCGTTCTTCGGCGTACAGCCGGCACTGCTCGACAGCGAGGGCAACGAGCTGAAAGGCGCCGTGGACGGCAACCTGGTGATCAGCGACTCCTGGCCCGGTCAGGCGCGTTCGATCTGGGGCGACCACGAGCGTTTCGTGCAGACCTACTTCTCCACCTACAAGGGCTACTACTTCACCGGTGACGGCTGCCGCCGCGACGAGGACGGCTACTACTGGATCACCGGCCGCGTCGACGACGTGCTCAACGTCTCCGGCCACCGCATGGGCACCGCCGAGATCGAGTCCTCGCTGGTGGCCCACGAAGCCGTGGCCGAGGCCGCCGTGGTGGGCTTCCCGCACGACATCAAGGGCCAGGGCATCTACATCTACGTGACCCTGACCGATGGCGTCGAGCCCAGCGACGAGCTCAAAAAGGAGCTGACCCAGTGGGTGCGCAAGGACATCGGGCCGATCGCCTCGCCGGACGTCATCCAGTGGGCGCCGGGTCTGCCCAAGACCCGCTCGGGCAAGATCATGCGCCGTATCCTGCGCAAGATCGCCGCCAACGAGACCGATGGACTGGGCGATACCAGCACCCTGGCCGATCCGAGCGTGGTGGATGACCTCATCGAGAATCGCGCCAACCGCTGATTTGTCCAGCGTCCCATTGCTAGAAACGACCTCGCCGGCCTTCGGGCCGGCTTTTTCGTCTCAGCCTGCGCTGGCGATGGCCTTGGCCAGCTCGGCCTTGCTCATGCGGCTGCGGCCGGGCACGTCGAGCTGCTGGGCGCGCTCGTAGAGCTCGTCGCGGGAGAGGCTTTCCAACTCGGCCAGCTCGGCGGGCCGACGCTTGCCGCGTGGTGCCGCCTTGCCGTCGCTCTCTCCGGCGGCCCTCTTGCCCGCGCCGCGCTGGCCTGAGGGGCGCTTCTTGGTCTCGCTGCGCTTGGCCGCCGGCTTGCCGCGCCCATCCGGCTGGCCCTTGCCGGTGTCTTCGCGCCTATCCTGGCCGGGCGGGCGCCCTTCGGCGAGGCTCTGCTTGAGCACCTGCATCAGGTCGATCACTTCGCCGCCCTGTTCCGGCTCGACATCGGGCGCGTCCTCCTCGCCCAGGGCGATCACGTCCTCGCCGCGCTCGAGCTTCTCTTCGGCACGCGCGACGATGCGCTGGCTCTGCCGGTCCTGTAGCGCTTCGCGTTCGAGATCCTCCTCGCTCAGTGCCTCGATGGCCTGTTGCATCGCCTTCACTCTGCTCTTGTCGACCTTGGAAGGCTCGGGCAGGTCGATGTCGTCCGGGGTGCGCAGCTCTTCGGCGAAGCGCAGCGTCTCGGCGCGCAGGATGCCTTTCTCGGCAATGATCGCCACCAGATACTCCTTGCCGCGCATGACGAAGGTGGCGATACCGGCGCGCCCGGTGGCCTCCATGCTTTGCGCCAGCAGACGGTAGGCCTTGGTCACGCCCTTGTCGGGGGTCATGAAATAGGCGCGTTCGAAGTACATCGGGTCGATCTCGTCGAGGCCGACGAAGCGCTTGAGATCGATCTCCTGGGACTTCTCCGGCGCCAGCGAATCGAGCTCGCGATCCTCCACCACCACGAATTCGTTCTTCTCGACCTCGTAGCCGCGGATCAGCTCGTCGTAGTCGAGCACGCGCTCCTCCTTCTCGCAGAAGTAGCGCCGCGCCAGCGGTGTGCCGTCGCGGTCGACCATGCGCAGCGACACCGGCTTGGGGCGGTTGGCCGGGTAGAGGTTGACCGGCAGGCTGACCAGACCGAAGGTGATGGTGCCCGACCACAGCGGGCGCGGGCCGCTGGCGTGGAAGCGTTTGTTCTCCTCGCCCTGGGCCGATTCGTCCTTTTCCTTCGTGCGGCGCTTGTCCTTCGGCGTGGGCTTGGTTTTCGATTTCGGGCTAGGCACGCTTGCGCTCCTTCTTGAGGCTGGCCTCGAGCGCCTTGGAGAGATCGTCGGAAGCTTCGCGCCGGCGAATCGGGGTGACCTTGACGCGCTTGCCGCGCCGCTTGGCCTCGATCAGCTCCAGCACCCGCTCGCGATACTCGTCGTGGTATGCCTCGGGGTCGAACTCCGCCTCCAGCATGCCGATCAGCTGGCGTGCCATGTCGAGTTCCTTGGCGTCGAGTGCCTTGCCCTTGGGGGGCTCCAGTGCGTCGACCGGTACCACCTGCTCCTCGTGGCGCAGCGACATCAGCATCGGTACGCCGCGATGCAGACGCAGGGCGCCGACATAGCTCTTCTTGCGCATGACCCAGCGTGCCAGGCCCTCCTTGCCGCTGTTGCCCAGCGCCTCGGCCAGGGCGAAATAGAGCGACTCGCTGCCATCCGGGCCGAGGAAGTAGGGCCGGTCGTACCAGCGGTGGTCGATCACCTGCGGCGGCATGAAGCGGATCACCTCGATATCGCGGCCCGAGTCCGGCTCCAGCGCCTCGAGTTCCTGCTTGTCGAACACCACCAGGCTGCCCTCGTCGGTGCGATAGGCGCGGCGGGTCTCGGCGTGAGGCACGATCTCCTCGGTGTCGGGATTGACCATGGCCTGCTTGACCGGTGAGCGGTCCTTCTCGTGCAGCAGACGGAAGTGCACGCTGCGATCCTGCACCGCGGAGTAGAGCTTGACCGGTACCTCCACGTCACCGAAGCGGATCACGCCTTTCCACATCGCCCGTGCCGCCATCATCGCTTCTCCTTCTGGTAGGCATCTTCCTCATGACATTCGGGGCACAGCGTCTCGCGGCTCTCGTAGCGTGTCTCGACGCAGACCGGACAGATCGGCCGGTCGCAGTAGATGCAGTGGTAACCCGCCTCATAGTGAAAGGTGCGCAGGCAGAACTGACAGGTCTCGGGGCCGGACTCCATCCACCACGGCGCATCGCTCATCTCGTTCCTCCGGGTCGTGATCCAGGCCGTCGTCACTTCACGCCCACGGCCTTGAGCAACTGGGTATCCAGCGGGCGCGCCGCCTCGTCGAACCCCGCCCAGGGGTCCTCGCCCAGCGCCGAGAGCCGCCGCCGCAGGTTCCCGACGTTGTAGCGGTCGGCGCGTAGCGCGGCGTTGAGCTCGTCCCAGCGGATCGGTACCGCCACCGGGGCGTTCCTGCGTGCGCGCACGGTATAAGAGGCCACCGCCGTGGCGCCGCGGCCGTTGCGCAGGTAGTCGATGAAAATACGCCCTTCGCGCTTGGCCTTGGACATGTTGGTGGTCAGCCGCTTGGGGTCGTCCTTGGCATGCGCTTCGGCCACTCCCTTGGCGAAGGCCTTGGCTTGCTCCCACTCGGCGCTGGGTTCGAGCGGCACCACCAGGTGCAAGCCCTTGCCGCCGGTGGTGCGCAGGAAGGGCGTCAGCCCCAGCGACTCGAGGCGCTCCCGCAGGGTGCCGGCGACGCGCAGGATCTCCTTCCAGGCGACGCCTTCGTCGGGGTCGAGGTCGAATACCAGCCCGTCGGGCTGTTCCAGGTGATCGATGCGGCTGCCCCAGGGGTGGATCTCCAGCGCACCGGCCTGCACCAGGCCGATCAGGTCGGCGGCCGTTTCGACGTAGACGTACTCGGCGCTGCCCTGCTTTTCGGGCACGTCGAGACGCGGCACGCTGGCGGGAATGGCGCGGCGCGGGTGCTTCTGGAAGAAGCATTCGTCGTTGCGCCCTTGGGGGCAGCGCACCAATGACAGCGGCCGGCGGGCCAGGTGGGGCAGCACCCACTCGTGGATCTGCTCGTAGAAACGCGCCAGGTCGAGCTTGGTCAGGCCCTGCTCGGGAAACAGCACCCGCTCGGGGTGGGTGAGGCGTACGCCGAGCAGTGAGGTCTCGTCCCTGCGCTTGCGGGTGGCTGGCTTGCCCAGGCTGTCGTGCTCTTCCGGCGTGCCTTCGGTGGCCATCTCCTTGGTCGGGGTCATGCGGATCTCCTCCGGGTTGCGATCCTCGCGCAGGCCGCGAAAGGCCGGGTGGCGCAGGCGGCCGTCGCGGGTGCGTTCGGTGAACTCCACCTCGATCACCAGTTCGGGGCGTACCCAGTGCACCGAGCGACCGTCCGGCACGCTGCCGTGGAAGGGCGAACGCTTCACCTCGAGTGCCTGCAGGGTGGCGCTCAGCCGCTCCAGCAGGCGGTTGTTGAAGCCGGTGCCGACGCGGCCGGCGTAGACCAGTCCCTGCCTGCCGTAGGCGCCCATCAGCAGTGAGCCGAAGCCGCTGCGCGAGCCGCCGGGGTCGGTATAGCCGCCGACGACGAACTCCTCGTGGCTGACGCACTTGACCTTCAACCAGTCGCGGCTGCGCTTCTGCTGGTAGCGGCTGTCGGCGCGCTTGCAGATGATGCCCTCGAGACCCATCTGACAGGCGCGTTCGTGGAAGGCCCTGCCGTGGGTCTCGAGATGGTCGGAGTAGCGAATCGTGCCGTTTTCCATGTCGGCGGCGTCGAGCAGTGCCGCCAGGGTGCGCTTGCGCTCGAGCAGCGGCACGCCGGCCAGGTCGTAGCCTGACAGATAGGGCAGGTCGAACACCTGATAGACCAGGGCAGCGGTGCGGCCGCTGGACAGCGCCTCCTGCAGGTCGCCGAAGCGGCTGACCCCG
This portion of the Billgrantia sulfidoxydans genome encodes:
- the tsaB gene encoding tRNA (adenosine(37)-N6)-threonylcarbamoyltransferase complex dimerization subunit type 1 TsaB; protein product: MPNLLALDASSSACSAALLIQRGGGEPRLVSRFALTPREHTRRLLPMVDEVLAEAGLTVAELDAVSYGRGPGSFTGLRIAAGTAQGLAYGLDLPLLGVSTLEALALAAHRRHGVANVVTAMDARMGEIYVAAWRCRDGATEPLLAEAVMPPEQLQLPPADGREGWYAIGSGWSLWEAMPAEVQAAISRRDAEAEPAAEEMVLLAARDYAQGARPAAHETQPIYLRDQVAWQKGK
- the plsB gene encoding glycerol-3-phosphate 1-O-acyltransferase PlsB produces the protein MALAQTLLAALHAPWKGLIKAWVETRLIEPDPGDLPLDPAHPTLYVLPHPALSDALLLDVLCQRHGLPPSRGRIRLEDRELPASVALPARQRRLWQHRRALEAPFRQALEYLAEHPEADIQLVPVSVFWGRAPGKRFGFWHLLAADSWQLTGRLRRALSVLVNGKSVEVHFGAPLKLRDLLDARGPAVANRKSARLLRVHFRRMRTRVLGPDLSHRRTLIEGVAASPEVRRVIGELAPAEKRSPQRLQRRALRYGREIASNMTYPVLRFMDGLLRRLWNRLYDGVEVRGLERVKALAGDHTLVYVPCHRSHIDYLLLSYVLYRDGLMPPHIAAGRNLNMPLIGPLLRRGGAFFLRRSFRDKPLYAAVFNEYLHRLLERGHPLEYFIEGGRSRSGRMLAPRPGMLSMTLRSFCRSAAGTSPPRLAFVPVYVGYERIIENASYQRELRGGKKRKETPLALLRVLGQLRQPFGKVTVNVGEPLALGPWLDDTTPGWRDDLGPAKPAWLNQAVPRLGDELARRINAAAALNPVNLVALVLLATPHHAIEASLMARQLALLAALQRHGPGGQHVSLPRGEPDAWIDEVVALGMIERRPHALGDILTATAEQASLLVWYRNNVLHLFALPGLAAFAFRHAPRHDLDSLQAQLGPPWPILARELFLEPAALPQALPAMLEVLCQEGLLQPHADGWQRPGTLEAGEQLRLLARLMQPSLERGYLLLTILLSQPAGTLGREALAERSQQLTERLALLTGRDAPEFFDRKLFASLIDSLEAEGWIWMREERLWYDERLRSAAQRTGELYDPALRHRLQLISHG
- a CDS encoding YecA family protein — encoded protein: MSDTPLPQPLLEDDELERLDEFLDSERVDPDALDLISAHGFLVALAVAPREIEAAAWVAELFHGEPSFTDDAERSEILGLLEKLRGNAIDTLEQGGLPELPFELTLDGSVPEETPIGDWCAGFMEGVFLDEAAWFEQDEETVATLLLPFMALSGLFDDEPDMADMTADTARLESLAAQLPDLVLDLYLHYRVPPETPKPVPRKKKPAGRGKGKR
- the acs gene encoding acetate--CoA ligase → MTDQKVYPVRDDIAANAWIDRDKYQALYKQSVDDPEGFWAEQAKRIDWFKAPTKIKHTSYDPHNVDIRWFEDGTLNASVSCLDRHLETRGDQTAIIWEGDDPKDSKHVSYRELYTKTCQLANALKELGVRKGDVVTLYMPMIPEAAVAMLACARIGAVHSVVFGGFSPDALAQRIIGADSKLVITADESVRGGKQVPLKDNVDAALTRKGTEVCENVLVVKRTGGEIEWREGRDLWYHDLVDKQATDCPAEEMNAEDPLFILYTSGSTGAPKGLKHTTGGYLVYASLTHQYIFDYQDGEVYWCTADVGWVTGHSYIVYGPLANGAVTLMFEGVPSYPTHGRMGEIVDKHKVNILYTAPTAIRALMAHGDDVMNSSKRDTLRVMGSVGEPINPEAWEWYYRVIGNSQCPIVDTWWQTETGGIMISPLPGAIDLKPGSATLPFFGVQPALLDSEGNELKGAVDGNLVISDSWPGQARSIWGDHERFVQTYFSTYKGYYFTGDGCRRDEDGYYWITGRVDDVLNVSGHRMGTAEIESSLVAHEAVAEAAVVGFPHDIKGQGIYIYVTLTDGVEPSDELKKELTQWVRKDIGPIASPDVIQWAPGLPKTRSGKIMRRILRKIAANETDGLGDTSTLADPSVVDDLIENRANR
- a CDS encoding phospholipase D-like domain-containing protein, giving the protein MHGMWRDGNRFELLAESSCFLPAMFTAMERARRSILVELYLMESGELATTLIDTLCRAATRGVTVALMLDAYGSMGLGGEDRRRLEQAGVALRLFNPLGLHSLARNLTRDHRKLVVVDGAVAFTGGFGAVDEFLKAWYEVAVRIEGPVVADWVRLFSRVWDSPMTRGAGDAALVRHLQLEFHPHEDYHAMRGRVVWGQGYRYQAIRHSLYGRVSSAQRRIWLCTPYFVPTFSLRMRLARAARRGVDVRLLLPGQGHDHPWVRYAGQRFYRRLLRAGVRIFEFQPTFIHAKFSLVDQWSSLGSCNFDHWSLHWNLEANQEVEDTRFAGEVAALFERNFTASHEITYQAWVRRPRWQRFKEWLFGSFDAWLTRLR
- a CDS encoding SprT-like domain-containing protein translates to MKRPALSDPCPEWLASLDDAALHHALLERVEVAWQLCRDYHPRLPRPGVWCDLRGKCAGQAHYGRGGLRFNPVLYRENRHAFLSEVVPHEMAHWLVRHLSDGHRAKPHGREWRTVMTRLFGLEPRVTHRFDVERASPTPYRYHCGCQEHFFTSRRHSLARNGRRYRCLSCAQTLVYQPFVEHGKVTTNV
- a CDS encoding class I SAM-dependent methyltransferase, producing MNRRDRPRDTESESGELTLRREGDALVLAGDPARYGKPLRVDFAEGRAAHRRRFGGGRGQLIARACGLAAGVTPSVIDATAGLGRDAFVLASLGAEVLLIERVAAIHALLEDGLARAAADPEAAAIVARMHLVHGDAVRDLAALVAAGPVAPQVIHLDPMFPHREKSALVKKEMRLFRELAGDDADAPRLLEVALDVASHRVVVKRPRKAPPIEGPAPQHAIEGKTSRYDLYVHRSLKA